In Curtobacterium sp. MCPF17_002, one genomic interval encodes:
- a CDS encoding AMP-binding protein, with protein MQQAGEAGTDLRSIISARAAQDDGRGYLEDARSGRVLTYRALDDAVTAWAATFDAIGVAPSGAVLVDLGDPLSFAVVHLAAIASGRRAVPVDTGQPTTEPGRLADLLGGASIVVSDRAVDATIPGAPASGIDAATFLPAGVRDGDLPSESPDAPGEGSVVLFTSGSTGTPKGVELPESQLLFVARAVARHNALTPEDRGFNSLPLFHVNAEVVGLLATLVAGATLVLDRRFSRTGFWELLAERRITWLNAVPAILAVLAKTGPLDFPPGLRFVRSASAPLPDPVRAALGDVPLVVSWGMTEGASQITATPLGAPARVGTVGVPVGSEVQVRGEDGSVLPAGEVGALWVRGDGIVHSYLFGRASERFDADGWLSTGDVGSVSEDGWVSLAGRSDDVINRGGEKVYPSEVEDVLLGDDRVLEAVVVGRPHDVLGAVPIAYVIAQPTEPGETIDADALVSDLTARAEARLTRFRRPVEIVVVPDLPRAPTGKVQRAKVRTMAEHA; from the coding sequence GTGCAGCAAGCAGGCGAAGCAGGAACCGACCTGCGCTCGATCATCAGCGCCCGGGCGGCGCAGGACGACGGGCGTGGCTACCTCGAGGACGCGCGCAGTGGCCGCGTCCTCACCTACCGTGCGCTCGACGACGCGGTGACCGCGTGGGCGGCCACGTTCGACGCGATCGGCGTCGCCCCGTCCGGTGCGGTCCTCGTCGACCTCGGCGACCCGCTCTCGTTCGCCGTCGTGCACCTCGCCGCGATCGCGTCCGGTCGACGAGCCGTCCCCGTCGACACCGGACAGCCGACCACCGAGCCGGGCCGGCTCGCCGACCTGCTCGGCGGTGCCTCCATCGTGGTGTCGGACCGTGCCGTGGACGCGACCATCCCCGGAGCGCCCGCGAGCGGGATCGACGCGGCCACGTTCCTCCCGGCCGGCGTCCGTGACGGTGACCTGCCGTCGGAGAGCCCGGACGCACCGGGCGAAGGGTCCGTGGTGCTCTTCACCTCCGGGTCGACCGGCACGCCGAAGGGCGTCGAGCTGCCGGAGTCGCAGCTGCTCTTCGTCGCCCGTGCCGTCGCGCGGCACAACGCCCTGACGCCGGAGGACCGCGGCTTCAACTCGCTGCCGCTCTTCCACGTGAACGCCGAGGTCGTCGGACTGCTGGCGACCCTCGTCGCCGGCGCGACCCTCGTGCTCGACCGCCGCTTCAGCCGGACCGGGTTCTGGGAGCTGCTGGCCGAACGCCGCATCACCTGGCTGAACGCCGTGCCCGCGATCCTGGCCGTCCTCGCGAAGACCGGTCCGCTCGACTTCCCGCCGGGGCTCCGGTTCGTCCGGAGTGCCTCGGCGCCGCTGCCCGACCCGGTCCGCGCCGCGCTCGGCGACGTGCCGCTCGTGGTGAGCTGGGGGATGACCGAGGGTGCCTCGCAGATCACCGCGACGCCGCTCGGTGCGCCCGCACGCGTCGGCACGGTCGGTGTCCCCGTCGGCTCCGAGGTGCAGGTCCGCGGTGAGGACGGCTCCGTCCTGCCCGCCGGCGAGGTCGGCGCACTGTGGGTGCGCGGCGACGGCATCGTGCACAGCTACCTCTTCGGCCGCGCCTCCGAACGCTTCGACGCCGACGGCTGGCTCAGCACCGGCGACGTCGGTTCCGTGTCCGAGGACGGCTGGGTGTCGCTCGCCGGCCGCTCCGACGACGTCATCAACCGTGGCGGCGAGAAGGTCTACCCGTCCGAGGTCGAGGACGTCCTGCTCGGCGACGACCGGGTGCTCGAAGCCGTCGTGGTCGGCCGCCCGCACGACGTCCTCGGCGCCGTGCCGATCGCGTACGTCATCGCGCAGCCGACCGAACCGGGCGAGACGATCGACGCCGACGCACTCGTCTCCGACCTCACTGCGCGCGCCGAGGCCCGGCTCACCCGCTTCCGCCGACCGGTCGAGATCGTCGTCGTCCCCGACCTGCCCCGCGCGCCCACCGGGAAGGTCCAGCGGGCGAAGGTGCGCACCATGGCGGAGCACGCGTGA
- the coaE gene encoding dephospho-CoA kinase yields MRIIGLTGGIAAGKSTVSARWAEHGAVVVDADRLARDAVAPGSPGLAQVAERFGPGVIAADGSLDRPALGTIVFADPAARKDLEAITHPEVWRLAQLAFDAASAADPEAVVVYDVPLLAEARGSRPLRFDSVVVVDAPAAQRIERLVEHRGMARDEAERRVSSQASDAERLALADHVVDATGSLEETIRSADAVWQRITR; encoded by the coding sequence GTGCGCATCATCGGTCTCACGGGCGGCATCGCCGCGGGCAAGTCGACGGTCTCCGCTCGATGGGCAGAGCACGGCGCCGTCGTGGTGGACGCCGACCGGCTCGCCCGCGACGCCGTCGCCCCCGGCAGCCCCGGTCTCGCACAGGTGGCGGAGCGGTTCGGCCCCGGCGTGATCGCGGCCGACGGATCGCTCGACCGGCCGGCCCTCGGCACGATCGTGTTCGCCGACCCGGCCGCACGCAAGGACCTCGAAGCCATCACCCACCCCGAGGTCTGGCGACTCGCCCAGCTGGCGTTCGACGCCGCCTCGGCAGCCGACCCCGAGGCCGTCGTCGTGTACGACGTCCCGCTCCTCGCCGAGGCACGGGGGAGCCGGCCGCTCCGTTTCGACTCGGTCGTCGTGGTGGACGCCCCCGCCGCGCAGCGGATCGAGCGGCTCGTGGAACACCGCGGCATGGCCCGCGACGAGGCCGAACGCCGGGTGTCGTCCCAGGCGAGCGACGCCGAACGGCTCGCGCTGGCCGACCACGTCGTCGACGCCACCGGCAGTCTCGAGGAGACGATCCGTTCGGCCGACGCCGTCTGGCAGCGCATCACTCGATGA
- the rpsA gene encoding 30S ribosomal protein S1 has product MTTTTTKAPKQVAINDIGSADDFLAEVEKTLKFFNDGDLISGTVVKIDRDEVLLDVGYKTEGVIPSRELSIKHDVDPNEVVEVGDEVEALVLQKEDKEGRLILSKKRAQYERAWGDVEKIKESDGVVTGTVIEVVKGGLIVDIGLRGFLPASLIELRRVRDLTPYLGQELEAKILELDKNRNNVVLSRRALLEQTQSESRTTFLNNLHKGQVRKGIVSSIVNFGAFVDLGGVDGLVHVSELSWKHIEHASEVVEVGQEVTVEILEVDLDRERVSLSLKATQEDPWQVFARTHAIGQIAPGKVTKLVPFGAFVRVADGIEGLVHISELSNKHVELAEQVVSVNDEVFVKIIDIDLDRRRISLSLKQANEGVDPESTEFDPALYGMPTEYDDKGDYKYPEGFDPETNEWLEGYDTQRTEWEGQYAAAQGRWEAHKAQVAKTIADEAQGGFDLPASASTSPSFQSEANGPGTLADDASLAALREKLSSTN; this is encoded by the coding sequence ATGACAACCACTACGACCAAGGCTCCTAAGCAGGTCGCCATCAACGACATCGGTTCGGCTGATGACTTCCTGGCCGAGGTCGAGAAGACCCTGAAGTTCTTCAACGACGGTGATCTCATCTCCGGCACCGTCGTGAAGATCGACCGCGACGAGGTCCTCCTCGACGTCGGTTACAAGACCGAGGGTGTCATCCCCTCGCGCGAGCTCTCGATCAAGCACGACGTCGACCCCAACGAGGTCGTCGAGGTCGGCGACGAGGTCGAGGCCCTGGTTCTCCAGAAGGAGGACAAGGAAGGCCGCCTCATCCTGTCGAAGAAGCGCGCGCAGTACGAGCGTGCGTGGGGCGACGTCGAGAAGATCAAGGAGTCCGACGGCGTCGTGACCGGCACGGTCATCGAGGTCGTCAAGGGCGGTCTGATCGTCGACATCGGCCTCCGTGGCTTCCTCCCGGCTTCGCTCATCGAGCTGCGCCGCGTCCGCGACCTCACGCCGTACCTCGGCCAGGAGCTCGAGGCGAAGATCCTGGAGCTCGACAAGAACCGCAACAACGTGGTCCTCTCGCGCCGCGCCCTGCTCGAGCAGACGCAGTCCGAGTCGCGCACCACCTTCCTCAACAACCTCCACAAGGGCCAGGTCCGCAAGGGCATCGTGTCGTCGATCGTCAACTTCGGTGCGTTCGTCGACCTGGGTGGCGTCGACGGTCTCGTCCACGTCTCCGAGCTCAGCTGGAAGCACATCGAGCACGCCAGCGAGGTCGTCGAGGTCGGTCAGGAAGTCACCGTCGAGATCCTCGAGGTGGACCTGGACCGCGAGCGCGTGTCGCTCTCGCTCAAGGCCACGCAGGAAGACCCGTGGCAGGTCTTCGCCCGCACCCACGCGATCGGCCAGATCGCACCGGGCAAGGTCACGAAGCTCGTGCCGTTCGGTGCGTTCGTCCGTGTCGCCGACGGCATCGAGGGCCTCGTGCACATCTCGGAGCTCTCGAACAAGCACGTCGAGCTCGCTGAGCAGGTCGTCTCGGTCAACGACGAGGTCTTCGTCAAGATCATCGACATCGACCTCGACCGTCGCCGCATCTCGCTCAGCCTCAAGCAGGCGAACGAGGGCGTCGACCCGGAGAGCACCGAGTTCGACCCGGCGCTCTACGGCATGCCGACCGAGTACGACGACAAGGGTGACTACAAGTACCCCGAGGGCTTCGACCCGGAGACGAACGAGTGGCTCGAGGGCTACGACACCCAGCGCACCGAGTGGGAGGGCCAGTACGCGGCCGCCCAGGGTCGTTGGGAAGCCCACAAGGCGCAGGTCGCGAAGACCATCGCCGACGAGGCGCAGGGTGGCTTCGACCTCCCGGCCAGCGCTTCGACGTCGCCGTCGTTCCAGAGCGAGGCGAACGGCCCGGGCACCCTGGCCGACGACGCGTCGCTCGCGGCGCTCCGCGAGAAGCTCAGCTCGACCAACTGA
- a CDS encoding DUF885 domain-containing protein → MTEDRPVRQPSAVDRVAEDWVTTLVDLDPTVATYIGVPGRTGEYGDTSPAGAAATADAARAAKRALDAAEPLDAVDRVTKTDLGAELDLVQESYDRKLHLRDLNVIASPAQAVREVLDLMPTGNESDWHDIASRLNALPDALEGIRETLLEGTREDVTPAKRQVALIAEQAARNGAEDGVFRQLVDAAAFDDGGQVPDALRAELARGAEVAAAAYRSFGQFLEHELLPLATPVDAVGREAYELHSRRFLGAVVDLDETYAWGIEELARMRDEQERIADRIESGASVARAIEVLDTDPARVLHGTDALQRWMQETSDESIREMDGKYFDIADPIKRLECRIAPTQEGGIYYTGPSDDFSRAGRMWWSVPQGVTEFGTWREKTTVYHEGVPGHHLQISQGVYNRGELNTWRRQLSGSSGHVEGWALYAERLMEQLGFLDDDGDRLGMLDGQRMRAARVVLDIGVHLQKTNPDGGAWTWEYALDFMRQNVNMSDAFVQFEVARYFGWPGQAPSYKVGQRVWESIRDEVAAREGSSFDLKAFHHRALALGSIGLDTLRSALLD, encoded by the coding sequence ATGACCGAAGACCGTCCTGTCCGCCAGCCCTCCGCCGTCGACCGGGTCGCCGAGGACTGGGTGACCACCCTCGTCGACCTCGACCCCACCGTCGCCACGTACATCGGCGTGCCGGGACGAACGGGGGAGTACGGCGACACCTCGCCGGCCGGTGCCGCCGCGACGGCAGACGCCGCCCGTGCCGCGAAGCGCGCGCTCGACGCCGCCGAGCCGCTGGACGCCGTCGACCGTGTCACGAAGACCGACCTCGGTGCCGAGCTCGACCTCGTGCAGGAGTCGTACGACCGGAAGCTCCACCTGCGTGACCTCAACGTGATCGCGAGCCCCGCGCAGGCCGTCCGCGAGGTCCTCGACCTCATGCCGACGGGGAACGAGTCTGACTGGCACGACATCGCCAGCCGCCTCAACGCCCTGCCGGACGCGCTCGAGGGGATCCGCGAGACCCTGCTCGAGGGCACCCGCGAGGACGTCACCCCGGCGAAGCGCCAGGTCGCCCTCATCGCCGAGCAGGCCGCGCGCAACGGCGCTGAGGACGGCGTGTTCCGGCAGCTCGTCGACGCTGCCGCGTTCGACGACGGCGGGCAGGTGCCGGACGCGCTCCGCGCCGAGCTCGCCCGCGGGGCCGAGGTCGCGGCCGCGGCGTACCGGTCGTTCGGCCAGTTCCTGGAGCACGAGCTGCTCCCGCTCGCCACCCCGGTCGACGCCGTCGGCCGCGAGGCGTACGAGCTGCACTCCCGCCGGTTCCTCGGCGCCGTCGTCGACCTCGACGAGACGTACGCGTGGGGCATCGAGGAGCTCGCCCGGATGCGCGACGAGCAGGAGCGCATCGCCGACCGGATCGAGTCCGGTGCGAGCGTCGCCCGCGCCATCGAGGTGCTCGACACCGACCCGGCGCGGGTGCTGCACGGCACCGACGCCCTCCAGCGGTGGATGCAGGAGACGAGCGACGAGTCGATCCGCGAGATGGACGGCAAGTACTTCGACATCGCCGACCCGATCAAGCGCCTCGAGTGCCGGATCGCCCCCACGCAGGAGGGTGGCATCTACTACACGGGTCCGTCCGACGACTTCTCGCGTGCCGGCCGGATGTGGTGGTCCGTGCCGCAGGGCGTCACCGAGTTCGGCACCTGGCGCGAGAAGACGACGGTCTACCACGAGGGCGTCCCGGGACACCACCTGCAGATCAGCCAGGGCGTCTACAACCGCGGCGAGCTGAACACCTGGCGGCGCCAGCTGTCCGGGTCCTCCGGACACGTCGAGGGCTGGGCGCTCTACGCCGAGCGCCTCATGGAGCAGCTCGGGTTCCTGGACGACGACGGCGACCGCCTCGGCATGCTCGACGGGCAGCGGATGCGTGCCGCCCGCGTGGTGCTCGACATCGGCGTGCACCTGCAGAAGACCAACCCCGACGGCGGCGCGTGGACGTGGGAGTACGCGCTCGACTTCATGCGGCAGAACGTCAACATGTCCGACGCGTTCGTGCAGTTCGAGGTGGCCCGCTACTTCGGGTGGCCGGGACAGGCGCCGTCGTACAAGGTCGGCCAGCGCGTCTGGGAGTCGATCCGCGACGAGGTCGCCGCACGCGAGGGCTCGTCGTTCGACCTCAAGGCGTTCCACCACCGTGCGCTCGCGCTCGGCAGCATCGGGCTCGACACGCTGCGGAGCGCCCTCCTCGACTGA
- the polA gene encoding DNA polymerase I, with product MSDSAKPTLMVIDGHSLAFRAFYALPVDSFVNRDGQHTNAIHGFISMLLMLLQREKPTHLAVAFDISRFSFRTREYEDYKGTRSETPAEFKGQIPLLQQALEAMGITTVTKEDYEADDILATFARQGSEQGYQVYVVSGDRDAIQLVNDDVTLLYPSVRGVSELTRYDRDKVYERYGIEPHQYPDIAALVGETSDNLIGIDKVGEKTAVKWVTAYGSLDAVLEHADEIKGVVGNNLREQKDRAIRNRKLNRLVNDVELPVGPADVALRPLDEDAVRELFAKLQFRTLLDRVFKVAGTGEPSEASAVEGTVDNGAPTPPPVKTLIDEELGYWLERRNASDAANGYGVAVEVIDGRLSAIGIATHDDAVMVPGGSGAKDYEQLAAWFASDAPKHFHDAKAAIKALATVGLQVNGVAGDARIMGWLAQPGKQGQPLADLVYQELSEELPTGDPNQLVPETDPVNVGVHAWFVLRVTTALRARMDESSLTVLDDIELPLVPVLAGMETIGVGIDRPVLTGLSHDLGERAAELAQQAFAEIGHEVNLGSPKQLQEVLFTELAMPKTRKTKTGFSTDAASLADLQDQHPHPFLGLLLQHRDATKLRQIVDTLDAAVVDGRIHTRYEQTGTSTGRVSSTDPNLQNIPVKTAVGRRIRSAFAVAEPYTTLVTADYSQIEMRIMAHLSGDPGLIQAFNEGEDLHRFVGARVFSVEPAEVTPEMRTKVKAMSYGLAYGLSPFGLSKQLRIEQSEARTLMNEYFARFGAVRDYLRGVVEQAREDGYTETIFGRRRPFPDLKSPNRVLRENAERAALNAPIQGSAADIMKIAMLGVAEDLREGDLASHLLLQVHDELILEVAPGEQDRVEDILRTRMGAAAELSVPLDVSVGVGPNWEVAAH from the coding sequence CGGTCGACAGTTTCGTGAACCGTGACGGGCAGCACACGAACGCCATCCACGGCTTCATCTCGATGCTGCTCATGCTCCTCCAGCGCGAGAAGCCGACCCACCTGGCGGTCGCGTTCGACATCTCCCGGTTCTCGTTCCGCACCCGTGAGTACGAGGACTACAAGGGCACCCGCTCCGAGACCCCGGCCGAGTTCAAGGGCCAGATCCCGCTCCTCCAGCAGGCGCTCGAGGCGATGGGCATCACCACCGTCACGAAAGAGGACTACGAGGCCGACGACATCCTCGCCACCTTCGCGCGGCAGGGCTCCGAGCAGGGTTACCAGGTGTACGTCGTCTCGGGCGACCGCGACGCCATCCAGCTCGTGAACGACGACGTCACGCTGCTCTACCCGTCGGTCCGCGGCGTCTCCGAGCTCACCCGCTACGACCGCGACAAGGTCTACGAGCGGTACGGCATCGAACCGCACCAGTACCCCGACATCGCGGCACTCGTCGGCGAGACCAGCGACAACCTCATCGGCATCGACAAGGTCGGCGAGAAGACCGCGGTGAAGTGGGTCACGGCGTACGGCTCGCTCGACGCCGTGCTCGAGCACGCCGACGAGATCAAGGGCGTCGTCGGCAACAACCTGCGCGAGCAGAAGGACCGGGCGATCCGGAACCGCAAGCTGAACCGACTCGTCAACGACGTCGAGCTGCCGGTCGGCCCCGCCGACGTGGCGCTCCGTCCCCTCGACGAAGACGCCGTGCGCGAGCTCTTCGCGAAGCTGCAGTTCCGCACGCTGCTCGACCGCGTCTTCAAGGTCGCCGGCACCGGCGAGCCGTCCGAGGCGTCCGCGGTCGAGGGCACGGTCGACAACGGTGCGCCGACCCCGCCGCCCGTCAAGACCCTCATCGACGAAGAGCTCGGCTACTGGCTCGAGCGTCGCAACGCGTCCGACGCGGCGAACGGCTACGGCGTCGCGGTCGAGGTCATCGACGGGCGGCTCAGCGCCATCGGCATCGCCACCCACGACGACGCCGTGATGGTGCCGGGCGGAAGCGGCGCGAAGGACTACGAGCAGCTGGCGGCGTGGTTCGCCTCCGATGCCCCGAAGCACTTCCACGACGCCAAGGCCGCGATCAAGGCGCTGGCGACGGTCGGCCTGCAGGTGAACGGCGTCGCCGGCGACGCGCGGATCATGGGCTGGCTCGCGCAGCCCGGCAAGCAGGGCCAGCCGCTCGCCGACCTCGTCTACCAGGAGCTCAGCGAAGAGCTGCCCACCGGCGACCCGAACCAGCTCGTCCCCGAGACCGACCCGGTGAACGTCGGCGTGCACGCCTGGTTCGTGCTCCGCGTCACGACGGCCCTGCGGGCGCGGATGGACGAGTCGTCGCTCACCGTCCTCGACGACATCGAGCTGCCGCTCGTGCCGGTCCTCGCGGGCATGGAGACGATCGGCGTCGGCATCGACCGGCCCGTGCTCACCGGGCTCTCGCACGACCTGGGAGAGCGCGCCGCCGAGCTGGCACAGCAGGCCTTCGCCGAGATCGGGCACGAGGTGAACCTCGGCTCCCCGAAGCAGCTGCAGGAAGTCCTCTTCACCGAACTCGCGATGCCGAAGACCCGCAAGACGAAGACCGGGTTCTCGACCGACGCCGCGAGCCTCGCCGACCTGCAGGACCAGCACCCGCACCCGTTCCTCGGCCTGCTCCTGCAGCACCGCGACGCCACGAAGCTCCGCCAGATCGTCGACACCCTCGACGCCGCGGTCGTCGACGGACGCATCCACACGCGGTACGAGCAGACCGGCACGAGCACCGGCCGCGTCTCGTCGACCGACCCGAACCTGCAGAACATCCCGGTGAAGACCGCCGTCGGGCGTCGGATCCGGTCGGCGTTCGCCGTGGCCGAGCCGTACACCACCCTCGTGACCGCCGACTACTCGCAGATCGAGATGCGGATCATGGCGCACCTGTCCGGCGACCCGGGGCTCATCCAGGCCTTCAACGAGGGCGAGGACCTGCACCGTTTCGTCGGCGCCCGGGTGTTCTCGGTCGAGCCGGCCGAGGTCACGCCGGAGATGCGCACCAAGGTCAAGGCGATGTCGTACGGCCTGGCGTACGGCCTCAGCCCGTTCGGCCTGTCGAAGCAGCTCCGGATCGAGCAGTCCGAGGCGCGCACCCTGATGAACGAGTACTTCGCGCGGTTCGGCGCGGTCCGCGACTACCTCCGCGGCGTCGTCGAGCAGGCGCGCGAGGACGGCTACACCGAGACGATCTTCGGTCGTCGTCGCCCGTTCCCGGACCTCAAGAGCCCGAACCGGGTCCTGCGCGAGAACGCCGAGCGTGCCGCGCTCAACGCGCCCATCCAGGGCTCCGCCGCGGACATCATGAAGATCGCGATGCTCGGCGTCGCCGAGGACCTGCGCGAGGGCGACCTCGCGTCGCACCTGCTGCTGCAGGTCCACGACGAGCTCATCCTCGAGGTCGCGCCCGGCGAGCAGGACCGGGTCGAGGACATCCTCCGCACCAGGATGGGCGCCGCAGCCGAGCTGAGCGTCCCGCTGGACGTGTCCGTCGGCGTCGGCCCGAACTGGGAAGTCGCGGCGCACTGA